A single Endozoicomonas sp. NE40 DNA region contains:
- a CDS encoding GDCCVxC domain-containing (seleno)protein, with protein sequence MKHHLHTRSSITCSDCGHTSDETMPLDACVHLYECKNCQKLMTPDSGDCCIFCSHGTHHCPTSQRESRAYNAMPSVSFMTTSTVNAAQAS encoded by the coding sequence ATGAAGCACCATCTCCATACACGATCCAGCATCACCTGTTCCGACTGCGGCCATACATCAGATGAAACCATGCCGCTGGATGCCTGTGTTCACCTGTATGAATGCAAAAACTGCCAGAAACTGATGACACCCGATTCCGGCGACTGTTGCATTTTCTGCTCCCATGGCACTCACCACTGTCCGACCAGCCAGAGAGAAAGCCGGGCCTATAATGCAATGCCCTCTGTCTCTTTCATGACCACTTCGACTGTTAACGCCGCTCAGGCTAGCTGA